aaaagttcaaagaaaagtggcgccagaggcagggtcaaggagatcaaCTGGTTGCGATTTAAcagcagaaagtctaaaataatcaccccATCCGGGAACTGTTTCCACCtcatctgggaactatttctttgttctgttcccaggtgataagacgatgtggtcggctataaaaactctgtaccccggctgttcgaggcTGCACTCTGATCAAAaatgttggtcccgatcggttggccttgcctctcgttgcaataaactttgctgtgactgtcactggtgcccgtagcattctgtttcaggagtcatgTGGATGCAGCAATAGGATACATCCATGTTTCCAGGAACGCTTCCAGCAGATTCTGTgaccacacacacatttatttaaattaggtGTTCCTCTGGGGATGGAAAGTGGAAATTTTCTTTGGCTCCAGGCTGACTAGCTCCTGTGTCCTGAGTCACAGCATCTTGGCTTCTTTTGAAAATGGCTTATCCCCTGAGTTTCCCTTAATATTCATATCTCACCCTTTGTTTTCACCCTCTAACCACATCCCTGGGTAAGTCAGCATTGTTTAGCATTTGTTCCCTGGTATAATGAAGGTAAGTGGTGCCCCAGGACACTGTAATATGTTTGCTGTCTTCTCATATTGTGGGTGTGGGGGGCTTGATTTTGCCAAGATTGAGGTCTTGATGGTGCCCTAGAGGTTGCCACCTGGGGACATGTGCTCTGGGTGCTGCAGCTGCTGTACTCTCTTGTACTTGCTCCCACCCTCAGCTGCTGTGCTCTCTGACTTGCTCCCGCCCTCAGTCTGCCTTCCCTGAAGTAGCCTCTCCCACATAGTTGGAGTGAGGAAAATAATACCTTGTTCCTTTGGACAAAGTCATGAAATAGATTGTAATAGGTACATGTTGGTTTCACAGCAAGATCGTTAACCTTATGTTTGTCCTCAACATGCTAGCCTCCACTACACCTCTCTCTGGTTTCAGCTGGCTCAGTGCCGCCCTAGGAAAGAAGGATTGCGTTTCATTTACGATCTGGAGAGTGAATGAGTGGAATCTGTAGGAATGCAAATCTTGTCACTGTAGGGATAAATGGCTGAGTCAGTATGATCAAGTTCTGGTGCTGATTTCTGGGGTGGTGATAGTGGGGAGCTATTTATTACTGGAGGTCCTGGCCTGCCTCTACTTCTGAGAGACCAGTGTGTAGAAAGAACCCCAGCCTCAGAGTGGGTTTGGGATGTATAAATAATCTAGGGGCTACAGGAGGTCCAGAGGAAGGTCAAATTTGGACCCCAAGGAAGAGCACTGACACGGAGGGTAGGGAATAGACATTAACAGAACCTCTGGGGTTCCTATGTCCATGGAGCACAAAACCCCCCTAATCACTTCATGTGGGCTTTGGTTGTGGGACAGGCGGTTTTAAACATCAGGGTTTACTGAGCCTTCAACTTTGTTGAGAACTTTGTTGAGTGTGGATATAAATACTAATATCTGTGATAGATGAGCTGGCAGTCTTTGCACAGAGGAGAGATTTCCATGGAGGAGAGAGTGCAGATAACAGAGCAATGAATGGTCACCTCAAAGCAGTGCACCTGCTCCCCAGGATGCAGCTGGGATGTGGAAtcgcccttcccccactccagcTGCCTTGGGCCCAGCTTCCTCAGTACCAGCCAGGTGCAGGTGGACCGTGTCACCTCTGTGTTCCCTTCTGCCTACAGGACAAAGCCCCAGCTCTCCTCACAACAGGACAGGACCCCCATGCTCTGGTCTGGGCCCACATCTGCATCCCTACCTTCCACACTCTTTGCCTCAATCCTAACGCTTCTTCAGAAGTGAATTTCTTTTAATTGCCCTTGGTTGCTTTCTCCCTGacaccctcttcccctcctcacaCTGTGTGCTGTTTCTTGCCTCAGTTTctactcttcattttccttttacctgAAATGCCCTCACTCCACACCTTCCTTTCTCCTTAGCAATCCCATCAGTCCAGGGTTATTTCCACCCAGGAGGGTTTCTTGCAGGTTGGATTCATGAGCTCTCTTTTAGCCTATTGCAATTATTTGTTGATGTGTCCGTTTTCTCCACAAGATGGTAAGCTGTTGAGTGTATGGAATGGTTTTATTTGACCTAGAATCTTCAGCACCTGTTGCCTGACCAGCTCTTCCCTGTACTTCAAGACTGAGCCTACAACCACCTTCCCTGGCTGGACTGTCAtgccccctccactccctctgcATTTGGTCCCTCTGTTCCCACATTTATCACATTTCCCCTATAAAACCTTGAATGACTTGATGAAACCAGGATCTAAAGAAGATTGTTTCGACACACGAGAGGGGACAAGGAGTCCACACAGTTGTAACTGCTAAGATCACACGGAGGTGATTGCTAAGAGAGTCATGAAGAGGCTGTGAAGTtggtgtgtggggaggagggaatgtgTAAGAACTTTCCAAGGAACAACCAGTGGGATTTTACTGACTGGAGGTTGGGAATGGGAGAGGGCATTCAGCTGAAATGGCAATGATATGGTAAGCTTGGGATCAAAGCAGAATTTCACACTACCTGCCCAGTTGGTTGTGGCTGGGAAAGATATGAGGATTTGTGTTTGATCCTGCTGATTTTGAGCTGAGGGTAGGGAGTGTCTCACAGGCATTTGGAGGGTATTAGTCTTCTGTTCAGGAGGACGACTGTGTGGCTGGCTCTACACATGAGGCTGGTGGATTCATTGTGTCACAGAAACACTGGGTTGAATTAATAGGGTAAATGGTCCTGAAGACTACGCTTGTGTTTGGACGAACTCTCCTGAGCCATGAAGAACATACACAGTTAAGGACGGTCGGGGGAACAGAGTTGCAGGAGGAAGCCACTATAGGGGGACAGATCAGGATGTGCAAGGGACATTTGTGCGGGAGACTCACCCTCATCTTTTCGCTGTAGCCTTCCTTGTCTTGGAGTTGGTGTTGGAGACAGAGATGCACTAAAATCTCTCCCTTAATCTCTGTCAGGCAGGAACTTGGACGATCCCCATGGAAATGGTTGCTCTAGAAAACCAAACTATCACTGAATTTGTCCTCCTTGGTTTCCATGATGTAGCTGAGCTGCGTCTCGTTTTCTTTGTTGTGCTCACCATTGTCTACGTGTCCATTGTCATGGGGAATGTGCTGATCGTCGTGGCGGTGGTTAGCTCACGGAGGCTCCACAcacccatgtatttcttcctggcTAACCTGTCCTTCCTGGAGATCCTCTACACCTCCACAGTGGTGCCCAAAATGCTAGAGGGCTTCTTGCAGGAAGCGGCCATCTCTGTGGCTGGTTGCTTGCTGCAGTTCTTTACCTTCGGTTCTCTAGCCACGGCTGAGTGCTTCATGCTGGCTGTCATGGCCTATGATCGCTACCTGGCAATCTGCTATCCACTCCGCTACCCACTCCTGATGGGACCCAGGGGGTGCTTGGGGCTGGTGGTCATAGCTTGGCTCTCTGGCTTCATGGTAGATGGACTGGTTGTGGCCCTAATGGGCCAGCTGAGGTTCTGTGGCCCCAACCACATTGACCACTTTTACTGTGACTTCATGCCCTTGATGGGCCTGGCCTGCTCGGATCCCAGTGTGGCCCAGATGACAACATTCATTCTGTCTGTGGTCTGCCTCACTGTCCCCTTCGGGCTGATTCTGACATCCTATGCCCGGATCGTGGTAACTGTGCTCAAAGTCCCTGCTGGGGCCCAGAGGCGAAAGGTTttctccacctgctcctcccaccttGTGGTGGTGTCCACCTTCTATGGAACTCTCATGGTCTTGTACATTGCACCCTCTGCTGTCCGCTCCCAACTTGTCTCCAAGGTCTTCGCCCTGCTCTACACTGTGGTCACCCCTCTTCTCAATCCTGTGATCTACACCCTGAGGAACAAGGAGGTTCATCATGCATTGCGGAGACTTCTGTACGTTAAGCTCACCAAAACACTCAGTTGAGGGAGAATGGTGGTGAGGATTTTATTTGGACTTTGCATGTCTCCATTGGGGTGTCCTTCAGGACTGGTTGGGGAGGAAGAACTTTGTTCTATTTTGACCTTTCTCTCTGTAAAACATTCTGTAGTTACTCTAAAAATGAGCACCAATTTCAAGTGTTagcttaaaatttacatttatcttttattattctttttaaaataggctATGAATATTTGATATAGAAAGTAgatacacagaaacagaaacagaaagcaaaaatattgGCTACTTGTAATaggtgtgtacgtgtgtgtgtgtgtgcatgtgtgtatacacacacatatgtataaaacAACTTGGATTGTGAAATTGCAATCTGGTTTTTCACTAGACACTATGTCTTAAACATCTTTCTTTTCAATGAGTATGTAGTTATTCATTCTTCTGGGCTTTTAGGATGGTTAAACGTGGCTTGTTTAATCTTCGCCTATGGGATTTTTTAGTTGTATGCAATTCTTTCACCATGCAAACATAGTTTACATCCAGATTTTCCTATAATAAATCCTTAGGACTTAAACTGCCCAGTCTAAGGgtatacaatattttttaacatttaaaggtgaatgcatttgcttttttttaagtttttttattgtagaaaattttaaacatatatgaaaGTAGTGAGAAAATTCTAATAACCCCATGTAGCCATCATCCAGCTTCATTATCTACATTTGTCAACCCTATTTCAATGACTCCTTTTTGGAGTCAATGGCTCCTTTTTTTCTGCAGGATTTTCAAGCGACTTTCAGTTGTGTGCATTGTATAAGTACATATTCCACATACAAATATTCTGTGTGCTCTTTGataaaggcatttttaaattgttttaacttCAATTCCATATAGTTACCATAccatgtaatattagttttaggagtaCACTGAAGTGATTCAgtacttccatataacacccggtgctcgtCACAACATGTGCACTCCTTGatacccatcacctgtttcccccatcccaccacccacctcctttctggtgaccatcagtttgttttctgtagttgaGCATCTGTTTcgtggtttgcctctctctttttcctggtgctcatttgttttgtttcttaaattccacatatgggtgaaatcatagggtatttgtctttctctgactgacttattttgcttagcattacactctctagtttcatccttgtcattacaaatggaaaaatgtcaTACTTTTTATggtggagtaatattccattgtgtatgtataccacatcttctttatccattaatcagttgatggacacttgggctgcttccataatttggctattataaacaatgctgcaataaaaataggggtgtatgtattctttgaattagtgttttcacattcttttggtaaatacgtagtagtgcaattgctgggtcatagggtagttctatttttaactttttgaggaacctccatactgtttcccacagtggctttgccagtttgcattcctgccagtagtgtaagagagttcccctttctccatgtacgcaccaacatctgttgtttcctgagttgttcattttagccattctgacaggcgtgaattggtatctcattgtggttctgatttgtatttctctgatgatgggtGA
The nucleotide sequence above comes from Panthera tigris isolate Pti1 chromosome B2, P.tigris_Pti1_mat1.1, whole genome shotgun sequence. Encoded proteins:
- the LOC102957497 gene encoding olfactory receptor 11A1 — protein: MEMVALENQTITEFVLLGFHDVAELRLVFFVVLTIVYVSIVMGNVLIVVAVVSSRRLHTPMYFFLANLSFLEILYTSTVVPKMLEGFLQEAAISVAGCLLQFFTFGSLATAECFMLAVMAYDRYLAICYPLRYPLLMGPRGCLGLVVIAWLSGFMVDGLVVALMGQLRFCGPNHIDHFYCDFMPLMGLACSDPSVAQMTTFILSVVCLTVPFGLILTSYARIVVTVLKVPAGAQRRKVFSTCSSHLVVVSTFYGTLMVLYIAPSAVRSQLVSKVFALLYTVVTPLLNPVIYTLRNKEVHHALRRLLYVKLTKTLS